In one Deinococcus detaillensis genomic region, the following are encoded:
- a CDS encoding serine hydrolase domain-containing protein, with protein sequence MNFDKAFGLLDASSIPAIAASIVTAEGEQVEHQRGVANRLTGEALTPQHQFDLASLTKVLVTLPEVLALISEGKLSLTTTVGEVLPEAGWMQEGGLKTQMIAALLSHTAGLRAWAPLYLYPADRSTLIQRVLQERQFWTGEAGPLYSDFGFMVLGAVAERLRGQPLDELAAKRSGLTFNPAGPAVATETDPWRGQTLQGVVHDENAYAMQGVSGHAGAFGTLGAVTDLARRYLNETLLPPQILRLARQEFAANAEVRRGLGWQLSTPDSFGGNLASPEGYGHTGFTGMSVWIEPQRGYAITLLTNRVHPARHGTAGEIVKLRREFHDAVHSALSK encoded by the coding sequence GTGAACTTCGATAAGGCTTTTGGGCTCCTAGACGCCAGCTCTATTCCCGCCATCGCCGCCAGTATCGTCACGGCTGAGGGGGAGCAGGTTGAGCACCAGCGCGGCGTCGCCAACCGCCTGACCGGCGAGGCGCTGACCCCCCAGCATCAGTTCGACCTCGCCAGCTTGACCAAAGTGCTGGTGACGCTGCCGGAAGTGCTGGCCCTGATCAGCGAAGGAAAACTGAGCCTGACGACAACGGTGGGCGAGGTGCTGCCGGAAGCGGGCTGGATGCAGGAAGGCGGCCTCAAAACCCAGATGATCGCAGCGCTGCTCAGCCACACGGCGGGCCTCAGGGCGTGGGCACCGCTGTACCTTTATCCGGCAGACCGCAGCACCTTGATTCAGCGGGTGCTACAGGAGCGCCAGTTCTGGACGGGCGAGGCGGGGCCGCTCTATTCGGATTTTGGGTTCATGGTGCTGGGCGCGGTGGCCGAACGGTTGCGTGGGCAGCCTTTAGATGAGCTGGCGGCCAAGCGCAGCGGCCTGACATTTAATCCGGCTGGCCCTGCTGTCGCCACCGAAACCGATCCCTGGCGCGGGCAAACCTTGCAGGGCGTGGTTCACGACGAAAATGCTTACGCCATGCAGGGCGTCAGCGGCCACGCCGGAGCGTTTGGAACGCTGGGCGCGGTGACGGATTTGGCGCGACGGTACTTGAACGAAACTTTGTTGCCGCCGCAAATCTTGCGCCTCGCCCGGCAGGAGTTCGCCGCCAACGCCGAGGTGCGGCGCGGGTTGGGCTGGCAACTCAGCACGCCGGACAGTTTCGGCGGAAACCTTGCCAGCCCTGAAGGCTACGGTCACACCGGTTTTACCGGAATGAGCGTCTGGATCGAGCCGCAGCGCGGATACGCCATCACGCTGCTGACCAACCGCGTTCACCCGGCGCGGCACGGCACGGCGGGCGAGATCGTGAAGCTGCGGCGCGAGTTTCACGACGCGGTGCATTCGGCTTTGTCGAAATAA
- a CDS encoding 3-hydroxyacyl-CoA dehydrogenase has product MNLNDKTILITGAASGLGAGTARMIAGAGGRPILLDLNAELGQALADELGGLFVRTDVSSESEVQAALASVQDKFGNLHGVVNCAGIAPAATTVSKRGAHPLELFEKVIKVNLIGTFNVARLGAEMMQRNDPGEDGERGVIINTASVAAFEGQVGQVAYSASKGGIVGLTVPMARDLARFGIRVVTIAPGIFGTPMLSAMPQDVQDSLAAQVPFPARLGTPEDYASLAKHIFENRMLNGETIRLDGAVRMGAR; this is encoded by the coding sequence ATGAATCTCAACGATAAAACCATTTTAATTACTGGCGCGGCCTCGGGCCTCGGTGCAGGCACGGCCCGGATGATCGCGGGCGCAGGCGGACGGCCCATTTTGCTGGATTTGAACGCGGAACTCGGACAGGCGCTGGCTGATGAACTCGGCGGCCTGTTTGTCAGAACCGATGTGAGCAGCGAAAGCGAAGTGCAAGCGGCGCTGGCAAGTGTGCAGGACAAGTTCGGCAACTTGCACGGCGTGGTCAACTGCGCCGGGATCGCGCCCGCCGCCACCACCGTCAGCAAGCGCGGAGCGCACCCGCTGGAACTCTTTGAAAAAGTGATTAAGGTCAACTTGATCGGCACCTTCAACGTGGCCCGACTGGGCGCAGAAATGATGCAGCGCAACGACCCCGGCGAGGACGGCGAGCGCGGCGTGATTATCAACACCGCCTCGGTAGCGGCGTTCGAGGGCCAAGTCGGACAGGTCGCTTACAGCGCCAGCAAAGGCGGCATCGTCGGCCTGACCGTGCCGATGGCCCGCGATCTGGCCCGCTTCGGTATCCGGGTGGTCACAATTGCGCCGGGCATTTTCGGCACGCCGATGCTGTCGGCCATGCCGCAAGACGTCCAGGATTCGCTGGCGGCGCAAGTTCCCTTTCCGGCCCGCCTCGGCACGCCTGAAGACTACGCCTCTCTGGCCAAGCACATTTTCGAAAACCGGATGCTCAACGGCGAAACGATTCGTCTAGACGGCGCGGTGCGGATGGGAGCGCGGTAA
- a CDS encoding NADPH-dependent F420 reductase, with translation MKIGILGAGHIGKALARLLAEAGHDVGISNSRGPDTLRELAEQIGHGVKAYTNEDAARFGELVIETVPFGHYADLPAVQMEGKIVIDTANYYPERDGQIDLGGLSESAFMARHLSGARVVKAFNAIQAAHLETLGDTNKPLGERRAIPIASDDAEAKALVSTLIEEIGFAAVDNGNLERSKNQQPGTPIYGAEVNAQQAQGILEKQ, from the coding sequence ATGAAAATTGGCATTCTGGGAGCAGGACACATCGGTAAAGCGCTGGCAAGGCTCCTCGCCGAAGCGGGCCACGACGTCGGCATCAGCAACTCACGCGGGCCCGACACCCTGCGGGAGCTGGCCGAGCAAATTGGACACGGCGTCAAGGCCTACACCAACGAAGACGCCGCCCGTTTCGGTGAGCTGGTCATTGAAACGGTGCCGTTCGGCCACTACGCCGACTTGCCCGCCGTGCAAATGGAAGGCAAAATCGTAATCGACACCGCCAACTACTACCCCGAGCGCGACGGCCAAATCGACTTGGGTGGCCTTTCCGAGAGCGCTTTTATGGCCCGTCACCTGTCAGGGGCGCGGGTGGTCAAGGCGTTTAACGCCATTCAAGCCGCCCACCTGGAAACGCTGGGCGATACCAACAAGCCGCTGGGCGAGCGCCGCGCCATTCCGATCGCCTCGGACGACGCGGAAGCCAAAGCGTTGGTCAGCACATTGATCGAGGAAATCGGCTTCGCGGCGGTGGACAACGGCAATTTGGAGCGCAGCAAGAACCAGCAGCCCGGCACGCCGATCTACGGAGCGGAAGTCAATGCGCAGCAGGCGCAAGGCATCTTGGAAAAGCAGTGA
- a CDS encoding thiolase family protein, protein MSKAVIVAASRVPTARFLGALQDVSAVELGATTLRATLERAGIDAALIEEVIMGQVVQAGSGQNPARQAALRAGLSNEVGALTINKVCGSGLKAVILAAQSIRAGDQSAVLAGGMESMSNSPYLLPGARKGYRAGNKEVIDANTQDGLWCSINDEGMGMTGERVADKYGIGREAQDAYAAGSHAKAVAAQQAGRFNDEIVPVTVHGRKGDTVVSQDEGPRADSTVESLGKLKPAFKKDGGTVTAGNAPGLNDGAASLLIMSEEAAKAQGLKPLAEILDYTTSGMAPEWLMMTPVPATRKLLEKLKMQASNVDLWELNEAFSVQSLAVSQELGLDAARVNVNGGAVALGHPIGASGARILVTLLYALKQHNKELGVATLCMGGGNGLALAIRRL, encoded by the coding sequence ATGTCCAAAGCCGTTATCGTTGCCGCCTCCCGCGTGCCCACCGCAAGATTCTTGGGCGCTTTGCAAGATGTCAGCGCCGTCGAACTCGGCGCAACCACGCTGCGGGCCACTTTAGAGCGGGCCGGAATAGACGCCGCCCTGATCGAGGAAGTCATCATGGGCCAAGTCGTACAGGCGGGCAGCGGCCAAAATCCGGCGCGGCAAGCGGCGCTCAGGGCGGGCCTCAGCAACGAGGTCGGAGCGCTGACCATCAACAAAGTCTGCGGTTCAGGCCTCAAAGCGGTGATTCTGGCCGCGCAGAGCATTCGGGCGGGCGACCAAAGCGCGGTGCTGGCGGGCGGCATGGAGAGCATGAGCAATTCGCCTTACCTGCTGCCCGGAGCCCGAAAAGGCTACCGCGCCGGAAACAAGGAAGTCATTGACGCCAATACCCAAGACGGCCTGTGGTGTAGCATCAACGACGAGGGCATGGGCATGACCGGCGAGCGGGTGGCCGACAAGTACGGCATCGGGCGAGAGGCCCAGGACGCGTACGCGGCGGGCAGCCACGCCAAAGCGGTGGCCGCTCAGCAAGCCGGGCGCTTTAATGACGAGATCGTGCCGGTGACGGTTCACGGGCGCAAAGGCGACACGGTGGTAAGTCAGGATGAAGGCCCGCGTGCCGATTCCACCGTAGAAAGTCTGGGCAAGCTCAAACCCGCTTTCAAAAAAGACGGCGGCACGGTGACGGCGGGCAACGCGCCGGGCCTCAACGACGGCGCAGCCAGCTTGCTGATCATGAGCGAGGAAGCCGCAAAGGCGCAGGGCCTGAAACCGCTGGCCGAGATTCTGGATTACACCACCAGCGGCATGGCCCCCGAGTGGCTGATGATGACGCCAGTTCCGGCCACCCGCAAGCTCTTGGAAAAATTGAAGATGCAGGCCAGCAACGTAGACCTCTGGGAACTCAACGAGGCCTTCAGCGTGCAGAGCTTGGCGGTGAGTCAGGAACTCGGCTTAGACGCGGCACGGGTCAATGTCAACGGCGGAGCGGTGGCGCTGGGCCATCCCATCGGCGCTTCGGGGGCCCGGATTTTGGTGACGCTGCTGTACGCCCTCAAGCAGCACAACAAGGAACTCGGCGTGGCGACCCTCTGCATGGGCGGCGGCAACGGCTTGGCTCTGGCCATTCGGCGCTTGTGA
- a CDS encoding acyl-CoA dehydrogenase family protein — MSGFGFQPDDDQRLIVEHVRQFCREKVAPKAAEYDRSGEFPWPQLKGMAELGLLGASVPEEWGGSGLDSVTYALCLEEISAADASVGVIVSVQNGLPTQMLLKFGTEAQKEKYLRPLATGQHIGAFCLTESGAGSDAAALKLRAEPDGDGWVLNGAKAWITSMGQAQTYLVLARTGGAGASGVSCFVIDKGAAGLSFGKPEEKLGLHAAHSGAVNFDGVKVSRDQLVGEEGQGLKIALGSLDAGRIGIAMQAVGIARAAFEAAADYALEREQFGQKISEFQGVSFKIAEMAARIEAARLVALKAAWLKDQGQPFSKEASMAKLLASDTAVEVTRDAIQVFGGNGYSRDFPVERLYRDAKVTELYEGTTEIQKLVISRAVFRERAK, encoded by the coding sequence GTGAGCGGGTTCGGCTTTCAGCCCGACGACGATCAGCGCCTCATCGTGGAGCATGTTCGGCAGTTTTGCCGCGAAAAAGTCGCGCCCAAAGCCGCCGAGTACGACCGCAGCGGCGAGTTTCCGTGGCCGCAGCTCAAAGGGATGGCCGAGCTGGGCCTGCTGGGAGCCAGCGTGCCGGAGGAGTGGGGCGGCTCGGGCCTAGACAGCGTTACCTACGCGCTGTGCTTGGAAGAAATCTCGGCGGCGGACGCCAGCGTGGGCGTGATCGTCAGCGTGCAAAACGGATTGCCGACGCAGATGCTGCTCAAGTTCGGTACGGAGGCGCAAAAGGAAAAGTACCTGCGCCCGCTGGCGACGGGACAGCATATCGGAGCATTTTGCCTCACCGAGTCGGGAGCCGGGTCGGACGCGGCGGCCTTGAAACTGCGGGCCGAACCGGACGGGGACGGCTGGGTTCTCAACGGGGCCAAAGCCTGGATCACCAGCATGGGGCAGGCGCAGACCTACCTGGTGCTGGCCCGCACGGGCGGCGCGGGGGCCAGCGGCGTGTCTTGCTTCGTGATTGACAAGGGCGCGGCTGGCCTTTCCTTCGGCAAACCAGAAGAAAAGCTGGGACTCCACGCGGCCCACAGCGGCGCGGTGAACTTCGACGGTGTGAAGGTCAGCCGAGATCAGCTGGTGGGCGAGGAAGGGCAGGGGCTCAAAATCGCTTTAGGCAGCTTAGACGCTGGGCGCATCGGGATTGCCATGCAGGCTGTCGGGATCGCCCGCGCCGCTTTTGAGGCCGCTGCCGATTACGCTCTGGAGCGCGAGCAGTTCGGCCAAAAGATTTCGGAGTTTCAGGGCGTCAGCTTCAAGATTGCCGAAATGGCCGCCCGCATTGAAGCCGCCCGCTTGGTGGCGCTCAAAGCCGCTTGGCTTAAAGATCAGGGGCAACCTTTCAGCAAGGAAGCCAGCATGGCCAAGCTGCTGGCCTCAGATACGGCGGTGGAAGTCACGCGTGACGCCATTCAGGTGTTCGGCGGCAACGGCTACAGCCGCGACTTTCCAGTCGAGCGGCTCTACCGCGACGCCAAAGTCACGGAGCTGTATGAGGGCACCACCGAGATTCAGAAACTGGTGATCTCGCGGGCGGTATTTCGAGAGCGGGCGAAGTAG
- a CDS encoding NAD(P)-dependent alcohol dehydrogenase, translating to MTLSSDPQAQTSAPIQAYAAPDKSTPLEPHQITRRAVGPHDIQIEILYSGVCHSDVHQARSEWGPSIYPLVPGHEIVGRITEVGQQVSTFKVGDLAGVGVMVDSCQHCDACEGGEEQYCENGFTPTYNGYERGSKEPTHGGYSTQIVVNDKFVVSIPDNLDLKGVAPLLCAGITTYSPLRHWKIGSGHKVAVVGLGGLGHMGIKFARALGAEVTVFTTSQSKVEDAKRLGAHQVVISSDREAMKTIRNAFDFILSTVPTSHDLAPYLKTLKRGGQLVIVGALEPVGLNGGQLVSHRRSVAGSNIGGVAETQEMLNFCAEHNIVADVEMIDMQDINTAYERMLKNDVKYRFVIDMASLKS from the coding sequence ATGACTTTATCTTCTGATCCGCAGGCACAAACCTCCGCTCCGATTCAGGCTTACGCCGCGCCCGATAAATCGACTCCGCTTGAGCCGCACCAGATTACCCGCCGCGCCGTGGGACCCCACGATATTCAAATCGAGATTCTCTACAGCGGCGTGTGTCACTCCGATGTCCACCAAGCCCGCAGCGAGTGGGGGCCGAGCATCTACCCGCTGGTGCCGGGCCACGAAATCGTGGGGCGGATCACGGAAGTGGGCCAGCAGGTCAGCACCTTTAAAGTGGGCGACTTGGCGGGCGTGGGTGTGATGGTGGACAGTTGCCAGCACTGCGACGCCTGTGAGGGGGGCGAGGAGCAGTACTGCGAAAACGGCTTTACCCCGACCTACAACGGCTACGAGCGAGGCTCTAAAGAGCCGACCCATGGCGGCTACTCCACGCAGATCGTGGTCAACGACAAATTCGTGGTCAGCATTCCGGACAACTTAGACCTCAAGGGCGTGGCCCCGCTGCTGTGCGCCGGCATCACCACCTACTCGCCGCTGCGCCACTGGAAGATCGGCAGCGGGCACAAAGTCGCCGTAGTTGGACTGGGCGGGCTGGGCCACATGGGAATCAAATTTGCGCGGGCGCTGGGGGCCGAAGTCACCGTGTTCACCACCTCTCAGAGCAAAGTGGAAGACGCAAAGCGGCTCGGCGCACACCAAGTCGTCATCAGCAGCGACCGGGAAGCCATGAAAACGATTCGCAACGCCTTCGACTTCATCCTCAGCACCGTGCCCACCTCGCACGACCTCGCGCCTTACCTCAAGACCCTCAAGCGCGGCGGCCAACTCGTGATCGTGGGAGCGCTGGAACCGGTGGGCCTCAACGGTGGACAGCTGGTCTCACACCGCCGCAGTGTGGCCGGCAGCAATATCGGCGGCGTGGCCGAAACGCAGGAAATGCTGAACTTCTGCGCCGAGCACAACATCGTGGCCGACGTGGAAATGATTGACATGCAGGACATCAACACGGCTTACGAGCGGATGCTCAAGAATGACGTGAAGTACCGCTTCGTGATCGATATGGCTTCGCTGAAATCGTAA
- a CDS encoding argininosuccinate lyase, with translation MSVWHDTYLQTVLRPDYDYARAHLLPHLFDALSAHAWMLDQQGVTGAAKALELLRELRHEPFPAYDPSIEDVFFTLDLRLGQADAQAAGALRTALSRNDLDMTIYRLSARSRLMRAVVRLITLRLTLLDLATRERETLIVAYTHHQPAQPTTLAHYLCGLENVLARDVERLFSALTRLNLCPMGAVALGGTSFPIDRDLTAELLAFDRPIENTYDAVSTSDWQVEIAGTITTAATTLSRAVHDLLFWASRGLLTLADGLVQGSSVMPQKRNPVALEHARTKLSKAIGASGAVVLSAHNVPFGDINDPGPDMQPPLHTMWQEFGEAVDLLTVTLLSPGINRKKWREEAEGGEAAITELADALAQHDQGGFREAHAAVKALLLRLHQAGRKLSEVTGDDLTAVGVNLPEAVWRSALDPANFVARRTTYGGPAPETISQHLTFARQRLEADSQQHEAATARFAAARAALADVHSDSVPTATSSAD, from the coding sequence ATGTCCGTGTGGCATGACACTTACTTGCAAACGGTCTTGCGGCCCGACTACGACTACGCCCGAGCCCACCTGCTCCCACACTTGTTCGACGCCCTGAGCGCCCACGCCTGGATGCTGGATCAGCAGGGTGTGACGGGAGCGGCCAAAGCGCTCGAACTCCTGCGCGAACTGCGCCACGAGCCGTTTCCGGCCTACGATCCCAGCATCGAAGACGTGTTTTTTACCTTGGATCTGCGGCTCGGCCAAGCCGACGCGCAGGCAGCCGGAGCGCTGCGCACCGCGCTGTCGCGCAACGACCTCGACATGACCATTTACCGTCTCAGCGCCCGCTCACGGCTGATGCGGGCGGTGGTGCGCCTGATCACTTTGCGCCTGACTTTGCTCGACTTGGCCACGCGCGAACGCGAAACGCTGATCGTGGCCTACACCCACCACCAACCCGCCCAGCCGACCACGCTGGCGCATTATCTGTGCGGCCTAGAAAACGTGCTGGCCCGCGATGTGGAGCGGCTTTTTTCGGCGCTGACCCGGCTGAATCTGTGCCCGATGGGCGCGGTGGCCCTCGGCGGCACCAGCTTTCCGATTGACCGCGACCTAACCGCCGAGTTGCTGGCCTTTGACCGCCCCATCGAAAACACCTACGACGCCGTGTCGACCAGCGATTGGCAAGTAGAAATTGCCGGAACCATCACCACAGCGGCCACCACGCTCTCAAGAGCGGTTCACGACCTGCTGTTCTGGGCATCGCGGGGCCTGCTCACCCTGGCAGACGGCTTGGTGCAGGGCTCCAGCGTGATGCCGCAAAAGCGCAATCCGGTGGCCTTGGAACACGCCCGCACCAAGCTCAGCAAAGCCATCGGTGCGTCGGGAGCCGTCGTGCTGAGCGCCCACAACGTCCCGTTTGGCGACATCAACGATCCCGGCCCCGACATGCAGCCGCCGCTTCACACCATGTGGCAAGAATTTGGCGAAGCGGTGGATTTGCTGACCGTGACGCTGCTTTCGCCCGGCATTAACCGCAAGAAGTGGCGCGAGGAAGCCGAGGGCGGCGAAGCGGCCATTACCGAGCTGGCCGACGCGCTGGCCCAACATGATCAGGGCGGATTCAGAGAAGCCCACGCCGCCGTCAAAGCGCTGCTGCTGAGGCTGCACCAAGCTGGGCGCAAACTGAGCGAAGTCACGGGCGATGATCTGACGGCGGTGGGCGTGAATTTGCCGGAAGCCGTTTGGCGTTCGGCGCTCGATCCGGCCAATTTCGTGGCGCGGCGCACGACGTACGGCGGCCCAGCGCCCGAAACGATCAGCCAGCACCTCACCTTTGCCCGCCAGCGTTTAGAAGCCGACAGTCAGCAGCACGAAGCGGCTACAGCGCGGTTCGCAGCAGCCCGCGCTGCTTTAGCGGATGTTCATTCAGACAGTGTGCCCACCGCCACCAGCAGCGCAGATTAA
- a CDS encoding extracellular solute-binding protein has product MNKLLLSLALGGLSAASFSHAAPVTITYWQYDYASKVTAINELIKKFEATNPDITVKQENFPYDAYSQKVASSVPAGQGPDVVNLYYGWLPQYVDAGYLQPLPTKEFPTVLTDSNYAPMVKTAKMNGKYYALPTAVRTLAIFYNKDLFKAAGIKAPPKTWEELIADAGKIVQGTPPRYTTLGFGIQPDGQDYHVLREVLVRQFGGQPYSKDGKTVTYNSDAGTKAMTFYTDLMTKYKLGVPNFFPGNNSYRDAFIAGKVGMIVDGSFAINTIKSGAKFDWGVAPLPVLTANSKEKDNFGSYWVNGITKNAKGDKLAASIKFLKFLTSADTQRYWLQNVGEIPASRKLAADPALRKDPVFGPFVSSLPYASSTIFVDEAGQRKAWVDAINTVLLQGNAPANAVKAAATNEQKILDDYYKK; this is encoded by the coding sequence ATGAATAAACTTCTACTCAGCTTGGCCCTCGGCGGCCTCTCAGCGGCCAGCTTCAGCCACGCCGCGCCCGTGACCATCACTTACTGGCAGTACGACTACGCCAGCAAAGTTACCGCCATCAACGAACTGATTAAAAAGTTCGAGGCGACCAACCCCGATATCACGGTTAAGCAGGAAAACTTTCCTTACGACGCTTACAGCCAAAAAGTCGCCTCCAGCGTGCCCGCCGGACAAGGGCCGGACGTGGTGAACTTGTATTACGGCTGGTTGCCGCAGTATGTGGACGCCGGATATTTGCAGCCGCTGCCCACCAAAGAATTCCCCACTGTTTTGACCGATTCGAACTATGCACCGATGGTCAAGACCGCCAAGATGAACGGCAAGTACTACGCGCTGCCCACCGCCGTGCGCACCTTGGCGATCTTTTACAACAAAGACCTCTTCAAAGCCGCCGGCATCAAAGCGCCGCCCAAAACCTGGGAAGAACTGATTGCTGACGCCGGAAAGATCGTGCAGGGCACCCCGCCCCGCTACACCACGCTGGGCTTCGGCATTCAGCCGGACGGCCAGGATTACCACGTGCTGCGCGAGGTACTGGTGCGGCAGTTCGGCGGCCAGCCTTACAGCAAGGACGGCAAGACGGTCACCTACAACTCGGACGCAGGCACCAAGGCCATGACTTTTTACACCGACCTGATGACCAAGTACAAACTCGGCGTGCCAAACTTCTTCCCCGGCAACAACAGCTACCGTGACGCCTTCATCGCTGGCAAGGTCGGCATGATCGTTGACGGCTCGTTCGCCATCAACACCATCAAGAGCGGTGCCAAGTTCGACTGGGGTGTGGCCCCCTTGCCGGTGCTGACCGCCAATTCCAAGGAAAAAGACAACTTCGGCTCCTACTGGGTCAACGGCATCACCAAAAACGCCAAAGGCGATAAACTGGCGGCTTCGATCAAGTTCCTGAAATTCTTGACCAGCGCCGATACCCAGCGCTACTGGCTGCAAAACGTCGGCGAAATTCCCGCCAGCCGCAAGCTCGCCGCCGATCCTGCCCTGCGCAAAGACCCGGTGTTCGGGCCGTTCGTCAGCAGCTTGCCGTACGCTTCTTCCACTATTTTCGTAGATGAAGCTGGACAGCGCAAAGCCTGGGTAGACGCCATCAATACTGTGCTGCTGCAAGGCAACGCGCCTGCCAATGCCGTGAAGGCCGCCGCCACCAACGAGCAAAAGATTCTGGATGATTACTACAAGAAATAA
- a CDS encoding carbohydrate ABC transporter permease encodes MAIPLIFFLVVRFLPTFVALRLSLYDWNILKEVQPYVGGKNYSRLIQDGIFGKALVNTALYTIIGVPAQIVIGLIVALLLGKIRALQGVFRALYFAPYVTPIVAAAWVWQWLFSPQFGPVNTFLIWLHIPPQSFLTSPSQALATTAALVVWQNLGFQVVLFLAGLAAIPSTFYEAAEIDGASGSQSFWKITLPLLNPTIVFSVVTGTISYLQLFTQVVNLNFTDQGGPLGSTMTVALYIYQMAFGRFQTGYASAITVVLFAIILVITLLQLRFLTKRVNY; translated from the coding sequence TTGGCTATTCCACTGATCTTCTTTTTGGTCGTGCGCTTTTTGCCGACTTTCGTGGCGCTGCGGCTCAGTCTCTACGATTGGAATATTCTCAAAGAAGTGCAGCCTTATGTGGGCGGCAAAAATTACAGCCGCCTGATTCAGGACGGTATCTTTGGCAAAGCGCTCGTCAACACGGCGCTGTATACCATCATCGGTGTGCCGGCACAGATTGTCATTGGGCTGATTGTCGCGCTGCTGCTCGGCAAGATTCGGGCGCTGCAGGGCGTCTTTCGGGCGCTGTATTTCGCGCCTTACGTCACGCCCATCGTGGCGGCGGCGTGGGTCTGGCAGTGGCTGTTCAGCCCGCAGTTCGGCCCGGTCAACACCTTCCTGATTTGGCTGCACATTCCGCCGCAGTCCTTTCTGACTTCGCCCAGTCAGGCGCTGGCTACTACAGCGGCGCTGGTGGTCTGGCAAAATCTGGGGTTTCAAGTGGTGCTGTTTTTGGCCGGACTCGCCGCCATTCCGAGTACTTTTTACGAAGCGGCTGAAATTGACGGCGCGTCTGGCAGTCAATCGTTTTGGAAGATTACCCTACCGCTGCTCAATCCCACGATTGTCTTTAGCGTGGTCACTGGAACCATTTCCTATCTTCAATTGTTTACTCAAGTCGTCAATCTCAACTTCACCGATCAAGGTGGGCCGCTCGGCAGCACCATGACAGTGGCACTTTACATCTATCAAATGGCATTCGGGCGCTTTCAAACAGGTTACGCTTCAGCTATCACGGTGGTTCTGTTTGCTATTATTCTGGTCATCACCTTATTGCAGCTGCGTTTTCTGACCAAGCGAGTGAACTACTAA
- a CDS encoding carbohydrate ABC transporter permease — protein sequence MTVTQKSEIGTTSLPKPPKRRDYKTVLAYLFLTVGAIVTLFPFAWMILTSLKSFQELFSLGFWPESPTLANYSQVITQTKFLTWFGNSLLIAGVTTLSVLFFDSLVGYTLAKFEFPGKNIVFILMLSTLMIPTEMLIIPWFVGVTDIHLLNSTPGAYFSIMFPGLISAFGVFLMRQFFESLPNDLIEAARIDGMSEFGIFWRIALPLVRPALASLAIFTFLGNWNAFLWPLIVIQKPEFRTLPVGTALFNGEAGTQWGLIMAASSLAVIPVLLVFAFFQKQIIEGIVLTGLKG from the coding sequence ATGACCGTTACCCAAAAGAGCGAAATCGGCACGACAAGCTTGCCCAAGCCGCCAAAACGCCGTGACTATAAAACAGTGTTGGCTTACCTGTTCCTGACTGTGGGCGCAATCGTCACCCTCTTTCCCTTTGCTTGGATGATACTGACCAGCTTAAAAAGCTTTCAAGAACTCTTTAGCTTGGGATTTTGGCCCGAATCGCCCACGCTTGCCAATTACTCGCAGGTCATCACCCAGACCAAATTTCTGACCTGGTTCGGCAACAGCTTATTAATTGCGGGCGTCACGACCCTCAGCGTCTTGTTTTTTGATTCGTTGGTGGGTTATACACTCGCCAAGTTTGAATTCCCAGGCAAAAATATAGTCTTTATTCTGATGCTCTCCACCCTGATGATTCCTACCGAGATGCTGATCATCCCTTGGTTCGTGGGCGTCACCGATATCCATTTGCTCAACTCCACGCCGGGTGCCTATTTCTCGATCATGTTTCCGGGCCTCATCAGCGCTTTTGGGGTCTTTTTGATGCGGCAATTCTTTGAATCACTGCCCAATGACTTGATAGAAGCGGCCCGCATCGACGGCATGAGTGAATTCGGTATTTTTTGGCGAATCGCCTTGCCGCTGGTGCGTCCCGCTCTGGCCAGCCTCGCCATCTTCACCTTTTTGGGCAACTGGAACGCCTTCTTGTGGCCGCTGATCGTCATTCAAAAGCCTGAGTTTAGAACGCTACCCGTCGGCACCGCCCTCTTTAACGGCGAAGCGGGCACGCAATGGGGACTCATCATGGCGGCTTCCAGCTTGGCGGTCATTCCAGTTTTGTTGGTGTTTGCTTTCTTCCAAAAACAGATTATTGAAGGCATTGTGCTGACGGGACTCAAGGGCTAA